In Selenomonas sp. TAMA-11512, a genomic segment contains:
- the rpsP gene encoding 30S ribosomal protein S16, producing the protein MAVKIRLNRMGAKKNPFYRIVVADSRAPRDGRFIEILGNYDSTKEPAVINVDEEKALDWMQKGAQPTDTVRSLFSKKGIMAKFAEAKKAKK; encoded by the coding sequence ATGGCAGTTAAGATTCGTTTGAACCGCATGGGTGCGAAAAAGAATCCGTTCTATCGCATTGTCGTTGCTGATTCGCGTGCTCCTCGTGACGGACGCTTCATTGAAATCCTCGGCAATTATGATTCGACGAAGGAGCCGGCCGTCATCAACGTGGATGAGGAGAAGGCTCTTGATTGGATGCAGAAGGGTGCGCAGCCGACGGATACCGTTCGTTCCCTCTTCAGCAAGAAGGGTATCATGGCAAAGTTTGCCGAGGCAAAGAAGGCAAAGAAGTAA
- a CDS encoding KH domain-containing protein, which translates to MKKIVEVIATSLVSHPEQVVVTERQEDDMTLVELHVAAEDMGKVIGRQGRIAKAIRTVVKAAATRENQRVTVEIV; encoded by the coding sequence ATGAAAAAAATTGTGGAAGTCATTGCAACCTCTTTGGTCAGTCATCCGGAGCAGGTGGTCGTCACTGAGCGTCAGGAAGATGATATGACACTCGTCGAGCTCCACGTTGCTGCGGAGGATATGGGGAAGGTTATCGGACGTCAGGGGAGAATTGCCAAGGCAATTCGCACGGTCGTCAAAGCAGCCGCAACCCGTGAAAATCAAAGAGTGACGGTAGAGATTGTCTGA
- a CDS encoding YlqD family protein: MDSIQLKVPVTVKAKLTETLKDRIIKELEDGLAKVELELQQINIEEKRVVAEEAQKDLQRAQAARQHYGMEKQRRLDYKEQAEQKLEETKKLAIGAEIVQGTLEHVAEVKVGDDMRELMNVEILVEDDKIVAIRS; encoded by the coding sequence ATGGACAGCATTCAGTTAAAGGTGCCCGTAACGGTCAAAGCAAAGCTTACAGAGACGCTCAAGGACCGCATTATCAAAGAGCTGGAGGACGGGCTTGCCAAAGTCGAGCTTGAACTGCAGCAGATCAATATAGAGGAAAAGCGTGTTGTTGCGGAGGAAGCGCAAAAGGATCTGCAGCGCGCGCAGGCAGCTCGTCAGCACTACGGCATGGAAAAGCAGCGCCGCCTTGACTACAAGGAGCAGGCGGAGCAGAAGCTGGAGGAGACAAAGAAGCTGGCGATCGGTGCGGAAATCGTGCAGGGGACGCTCGAGCACGTCGCCGAAGTAAAGGTTGGCGACGATATGCGTGAGCTGATGAATGTTGAAATTCTGGTTGAGGATGATAAGATTGTCGCCATCCGCAGTTAA
- the rimM gene encoding ribosome maturation factor RimM (Essential for efficient processing of 16S rRNA), with protein MIRLSPSAVNSSKDERIVIGRVGAPHGIKGLLRVLPLTDFPERFDSLKAVYVKDVLREVSAVEHHGDKLLLCFQGFETREEAARLTGELLSVPRSEAAPLAEGEYYTFDIIGLQVRDTEGNAHGTITQVLKTGSNDVYVAKDASGKELLIPALKKVVKEINVDDGFLLIDPAELAEV; from the coding sequence ATGATAAGATTGTCGCCATCCGCAGTTAACTCATCAAAAGATGAGCGCATCGTCATCGGAAGAGTCGGTGCGCCGCACGGCATCAAGGGTCTGCTGCGCGTACTTCCGTTGACGGACTTTCCGGAGCGATTTGATTCGCTGAAGGCCGTATACGTGAAAGATGTATTGCGTGAAGTCTCCGCTGTAGAGCATCATGGAGATAAGCTCCTACTGTGCTTTCAGGGGTTTGAGACGCGTGAAGAAGCGGCACGGCTGACGGGAGAGCTTTTATCCGTACCCAGATCGGAAGCGGCGCCTCTTGCAGAGGGCGAGTATTATACATTTGATATCATCGGACTGCAGGTTCGAGACACAGAGGGGAATGCGCACGGCACAATCACGCAGGTCTTGAAGACGGGCAGCAATGATGTCTATGTCGCCAAGGATGCGTCCGGGAAAGAGCTCTTAATTCCCGCGCTTAAAAAGGTTGTCAAGGAAATCAATGTCGATGATGGATTTTTGCTGATCGATCCGGCTGAACTTGCAGAGGTCTGA
- the trmD gene encoding tRNA (guanosine(37)-N1)-methyltransferase TrmD: MKLDFITLFPEMLQGVFGSSIIRRAVEAGILRIDYTQLRDFAFDKFKQVDDTPFGGGSGMVLKPEPMFRAVRKVLANSRDIPSVNRRILLMSPDGVPFTQEKAKELAKYEQIIFLCGHYEGFDARIVTELVDEAVSIGDYVLTGGELPAMVIADAVARMLPGVLGAMDSAPTDSFYDGLLGFPQYTRPRSFEGLDVPEVLISGDHAKIARWRRKESIKNTLLHRPDLLEQKELAEEDQKLLDEIEKEIHL; encoded by the coding sequence ATGAAACTCGATTTCATAACACTTTTCCCGGAAATGCTTCAGGGTGTTTTTGGAAGCAGCATCATAAGGCGGGCTGTTGAAGCAGGCATTTTGCGCATTGACTATACACAGCTTAGAGATTTTGCCTTCGATAAGTTCAAGCAGGTGGATGATACACCCTTTGGCGGCGGAAGCGGAATGGTTTTAAAGCCGGAGCCGATGTTTCGCGCCGTGCGGAAGGTTCTTGCAAACAGTCGGGACATTCCCTCCGTGAACCGCCGTATTCTCTTGATGAGCCCGGATGGAGTTCCTTTTACCCAAGAAAAGGCAAAGGAGCTGGCAAAATATGAACAGATTATTTTTCTGTGTGGACATTATGAGGGGTTTGATGCCAGGATTGTGACGGAGCTTGTCGACGAAGCGGTATCGATCGGAGACTACGTGCTGACGGGCGGCGAGCTTCCCGCTATGGTCATTGCCGACGCGGTCGCGAGAATGCTGCCGGGGGTCCTGGGGGCTATGGACTCTGCACCGACAGATTCCTTTTACGACGGCCTTTTGGGGTTTCCGCAGTACACAAGACCTCGCAGCTTTGAGGGCTTGGATGTCCCGGAGGTGCTGATCTCGGGAGACCATGCGAAGATCGCTCGATGGCGGCGAAAGGAATCGATTAAGAATACGCTCCTACATCGGCCGGACCTGCTGGAGCAAAAAGAGCTTGCGGAGGAAGATCAAAAACTCTTGGATGAGATCGAGAAGGAAATACACCTGTAA
- a CDS encoding pseudouridine synthase translates to MEERLQKILAQAGVASRRSAEELILAGRVSVDGQIIRTLGTKHDARRVKIKVDGKPIRRVEEKLYFLLNKPKGYVSTVSDEHGRRTVMDLLPDVQVRVYPIGRLDVNTEGLLLLTNDGELTNRLLHPGRMVAKTYRARVSGALDALKLKELRRGVRLDDRLTAPAEVRVLGVTDKGLTEVEIVIHEGRNRQVRRMMEAVGCDVKSLKRTRFAELTLQGVRRGQYRALTQTEIERLYELSER, encoded by the coding sequence ATGGAGGAAAGACTGCAAAAAATTCTTGCACAGGCAGGCGTTGCTTCCAGGCGAAGTGCAGAAGAGCTCATTCTTGCAGGACGTGTCTCTGTGGACGGGCAGATCATACGCACGCTCGGCACGAAGCACGATGCGCGTCGTGTGAAAATCAAAGTCGACGGAAAGCCGATTCGGCGCGTAGAGGAAAAGCTCTACTTTTTGCTGAACAAACCAAAGGGCTACGTGTCGACGGTGAGCGATGAGCACGGGCGCAGGACGGTCATGGATCTTCTGCCGGATGTGCAGGTGCGCGTCTATCCCATCGGACGCTTAGATGTCAATACGGAAGGTCTTCTGCTGCTTACGAATGACGGTGAGCTTACGAATCGTCTCCTGCACCCCGGCCGCATGGTTGCAAAGACGTATCGCGCACGGGTCAGCGGTGCGCTTGATGCGTTGAAGCTGAAGGAGCTGCGGCGCGGGGTTCGGCTGGATGACCGCCTTACGGCACCGGCGGAGGTTCGCGTTCTCGGCGTGACGGATAAGGGGCTTACCGAGGTTGAGATCGTCATTCACGAGGGGCGCAACCGTCAAGTTCGGCGCATGATGGAAGCGGTCGGCTGCGACGTGAAATCATTGAAGCGCACGCGATTTGCCGAATTGACGCTGCAGGGGGTCAGGCGCGGACAGTATCGCGCGCTGACGCAGACGGAGATTGAGCGTCTTTACGAGCTGTCAGAAAGGTGA
- a CDS encoding NAD(P)/FAD-dependent oxidoreductase, which translates to MQRVIVIGAGAAGTMAAIAAAEQGAEVLLIEKMKRLGRKLSITGKGRCNITNAAPEDEIIKHIPGNGRFLYSAIHAFNNQDVIRLFESLGVRTKVERGQRVFPVSDKASDVVEALEERLEELGVKVYTECRVKELITEYASAMSANDAEGMMLRMRGVRLYNGKAEEADAVIVATGGASYPGTGSSGDGQRLAASVGHTVIPMEPSLVPLETEETWVKEMSGLSLRNVKVTLLSEGKCTAEAFGEMMFTHFGVTGPVILSLSRTAAQELRKGSFVELRLNLKPALSEEQLLARVKRDFEQYNKKSIKNAMRDLLPAKLIRPVIDAAYMDEDKPVHQISRQERNRLVKTLQSLILTISATRPMAEAIVTAGGVSVRELHPKTMESKLIYGLYFAGEVVDVDGFTGGYNLQAAFSMGHAAGIAAAQKTGE; encoded by the coding sequence ATGCAAAGAGTGATCGTCATAGGCGCAGGCGCCGCCGGAACAATGGCAGCCATTGCTGCGGCTGAGCAGGGGGCGGAGGTGCTGCTCATAGAGAAGATGAAGCGTCTGGGGCGTAAGCTGTCGATTACGGGAAAAGGTCGATGCAACATTACGAATGCGGCTCCCGAGGATGAGATCATAAAGCATATCCCGGGGAATGGACGATTCTTATACAGTGCGATACACGCCTTTAATAATCAGGATGTTATTCGACTGTTTGAAAGCCTTGGAGTTCGAACAAAGGTGGAGCGCGGGCAGCGCGTATTTCCTGTCAGCGATAAGGCGTCGGACGTTGTCGAGGCATTGGAAGAGCGGCTGGAAGAGCTTGGCGTCAAAGTGTATACGGAGTGCCGGGTAAAGGAATTAATTACGGAGTATGCGTCTGCCATGTCGGCGAACGATGCGGAAGGTATGATGTTGAGAATGCGCGGTGTCAGGCTTTATAACGGCAAGGCGGAAGAAGCGGATGCCGTGATTGTGGCAACGGGCGGCGCATCGTATCCGGGGACGGGATCCTCCGGGGACGGGCAGCGATTGGCCGCGTCTGTCGGTCATACCGTCATTCCAATGGAGCCGTCGCTTGTACCGTTGGAGACGGAAGAGACATGGGTCAAAGAGATGTCGGGGCTTTCGCTTCGCAATGTGAAAGTGACTTTGCTCTCGGAGGGAAAGTGTACGGCTGAGGCGTTCGGAGAGATGATGTTTACGCATTTCGGCGTGACGGGGCCGGTGATTCTATCCTTAAGCAGAACTGCCGCGCAGGAGCTTCGAAAGGGCTCTTTTGTGGAGCTGAGGCTCAATCTGAAGCCCGCGCTGTCAGAAGAGCAGCTCTTGGCGAGAGTAAAGCGAGACTTTGAACAGTATAATAAAAAAAGTATAAAAAATGCGATGCGGGATTTGCTGCCTGCCAAGCTGATCCGACCCGTTATTGATGCGGCTTATATGGATGAAGACAAGCCTGTGCACCAAATCAGCAGACAGGAACGGAATCGCCTGGTGAAGACGCTGCAATCTCTTATCTTAACAATATCCGCAACGAGGCCGATGGCGGAGGCGATTGTCACGGCGGGCGGTGTTTCTGTCAGAGAGCTTCACCCGAAAACGATGGAGTCCAAGCTGATTTATGGTCTCTACTTTGCGGGTGAAGTCGTTGATGTGGATGGATTTACAGGCGGCTACAACCTGCAGGCCGCTTTTTCTATGGGGCATGCAGCCGGGATTGCCGCGGCGCAAAAAACGGGGGAGTGA
- the aroA gene encoding 3-phosphoshikimate 1-carboxyvinyltransferase, which translates to METKKIEKMRGALRGEITIPADKSISHRSVLFSALGKGKTHVKNFLEAADCLSSAACMRALGADVERVGEGEYIINGCGLRGLKEPSIVLDAGNSGTTLRLSMGMLAGQPFLTTFMGDASLSRRPMGRVIKPLAQMGANIRGREGDKLLPITILPKHTPLQAIQYDSPVASAQVKSAILLAGLYADGDTTVRELYVSRDHSERMLSAFGAKLKREGSAVTISPAEELVSPEEIIVPGDISSAAFWLVAGSVIEGSDLLLKNVGVNPTRTGILDVLFDMGAKLELLDARVSGGEPVADIHVQAHGLKGVYFGAEIIPRLVDEIPIIAVAALFAEGDTVIEGAGELRVKETDRLSAILTALNALAPGSVEERGDGLIIHGGRPLKHAKVDSYDDHRMAMALSVAGAAGAGADIEKPSCVRISYPSFYEELERLSR; encoded by the coding sequence ATGGAAACGAAGAAGATAGAAAAGATGCGAGGAGCCCTGCGCGGCGAAATCACCATTCCCGCAGATAAATCCATATCCCATCGAAGCGTGCTTTTTTCCGCGCTGGGCAAGGGAAAAACACATGTTAAAAATTTCTTGGAGGCAGCAGACTGCCTGTCCAGTGCTGCGTGCATGAGAGCGTTGGGAGCGGATGTCGAACGCGTCGGAGAGGGTGAGTACATCATCAACGGCTGCGGGCTGCGCGGACTGAAAGAGCCGTCGATTGTGCTGGACGCCGGAAATTCCGGTACGACGCTGCGCCTCTCCATGGGGATGCTGGCAGGACAGCCGTTTCTCACAACGTTCATGGGGGATGCTTCGCTGTCGAGGCGGCCGATGGGGCGAGTCATCAAGCCGCTGGCACAGATGGGGGCAAATATACGCGGGCGTGAAGGCGACAAGCTGCTGCCGATTACGATTTTGCCGAAACACACTCCCCTGCAGGCCATACAGTATGACAGCCCCGTGGCGAGTGCGCAGGTGAAATCTGCGATACTGCTTGCCGGACTCTATGCGGACGGTGATACGACGGTCAGAGAGCTGTATGTATCACGTGATCACAGCGAGAGAATGCTTTCCGCCTTTGGCGCAAAGCTCAAAAGAGAAGGCTCCGCCGTTACGATCTCGCCGGCAGAAGAGCTTGTATCTCCCGAGGAAATCATTGTGCCGGGAGATATCAGCTCGGCCGCGTTTTGGCTGGTTGCCGGAAGCGTTATCGAAGGCAGTGATTTGCTTTTAAAGAATGTAGGTGTCAATCCGACCCGAACGGGTATTTTAGATGTGCTCTTTGACATGGGGGCAAAACTGGAGCTTTTGGACGCCAGAGTCAGCGGCGGGGAGCCTGTGGCGGATATTCACGTGCAGGCGCACGGACTGAAAGGTGTGTACTTCGGCGCGGAGATCATTCCGCGCCTTGTCGATGAAATTCCCATCATCGCCGTAGCGGCGCTCTTTGCAGAAGGAGATACGGTCATCGAAGGCGCCGGGGAGCTTCGTGTCAAGGAGACGGATCGCCTCTCAGCAATATTGACGGCGCTCAATGCCCTTGCACCGGGTTCCGTGGAAGAGAGAGGCGACGGTCTTATCATTCACGGCGGCAGGCCGCTGAAGCATGCAAAAGTGGATTCCTATGATGACCATCGCATGGCGATGGCACTGTCCGTTGCAGGCGCGGCAGGCGCCGGTGCGGATATCGAAAAGCCGTCCTGTGTGCGGATTTCCTATCCGAGCTTCTATGAGGAGCTGGAAAGGCTGTCAAGGTAG
- the cmk gene encoding (d)CMP kinase, with translation MRKRNLVVAIDGPAGAGKSTVAQLAAKKLEYTYIDTGAMYRAVAWRSLRAGAPLTDEKILRALEDIDVLLSYEDGKTRVFVNGEDVTKEIRTPEVSAVVSRVAAMGEVRAKLVELQRKMAVHGAVLMDGRDIATNVLPNADVKIFLTASIEERAARRWKELKEKGYDTSFEEVKSDIAKRDKADSEREISPLVQAEDAELLDTTGMTIEEVVAAILKRCE, from the coding sequence ATGCGTAAACGGAATTTAGTTGTTGCCATTGACGGTCCTGCGGGCGCGGGTAAAAGCACCGTTGCTCAGCTTGCCGCAAAGAAACTGGAATATACGTACATTGATACGGGAGCCATGTATCGTGCGGTCGCTTGGAGATCTTTGCGTGCGGGGGCTCCTCTGACAGACGAGAAGATTCTCCGTGCGCTTGAGGATATAGACGTTCTGCTCTCCTACGAGGATGGAAAAACACGTGTCTTTGTCAATGGAGAAGACGTGACGAAGGAGATTCGCACGCCGGAGGTCAGCGCCGTTGTATCAAGAGTTGCCGCCATGGGAGAAGTGCGTGCGAAGCTCGTGGAGCTGCAGCGGAAAATGGCTGTGCATGGCGCCGTTCTCATGGACGGCCGCGATATAGCAACGAATGTCCTGCCGAATGCAGACGTCAAAATCTTCCTCACGGCATCCATTGAGGAGCGGGCAGCTCGTCGCTGGAAGGAGCTTAAAGAAAAAGGCTATGACACGAGCTTTGAAGAAGTCAAGTCCGATATTGCGAAGCGCGATAAGGCGGACAGCGAGCGGGAGATATCGCCGCTTGTGCAGGCGGAAGACGCGGAGCTCTTGGATACGACGGGCATGACGATCGAGGAAGTCGTGGCTGCCATACTAAAGAGGTGCGAGTGA
- a CDS encoding lysophospholipid acyltransferase family protein, producing MMYTLLKSLFYILFVTVFRTQSSGAENLPKEGGVLVAANHMSNLDPPLLATFLPRPLSYMAKQELFEVPLLGAIIRAAHAFPVKRGKSDRAAIKAAVTALKEGRCVGIFPEGTRSADGKRRAAEAGVALLAAMTGVPVLPAAISGTERVLHGALFPQLHIVYGTPMLFQGERGNKADLEAFSNAVMDAVYALKAGVEDR from the coding sequence GTGATGTACACGCTGTTAAAGTCCCTCTTTTATATTCTGTTTGTCACAGTTTTTCGGACGCAGTCAAGCGGCGCGGAAAATCTCCCCAAAGAAGGGGGCGTGCTCGTGGCGGCAAATCATATGAGCAATCTCGACCCGCCTCTATTGGCGACATTTTTGCCGCGGCCGCTGAGCTATATGGCGAAGCAGGAGCTGTTTGAAGTACCGCTTCTGGGCGCGATTATTCGCGCGGCACATGCATTCCCGGTGAAGCGCGGGAAAAGCGATCGCGCGGCAATTAAAGCGGCGGTCACGGCGCTCAAAGAGGGACGCTGTGTCGGCATTTTCCCCGAGGGGACGCGCAGCGCCGACGGCAAGCGTCGTGCGGCAGAGGCCGGTGTAGCTCTGCTTGCCGCCATGACGGGCGTTCCCGTTTTGCCGGCAGCGATCTCCGGGACCGAACGTGTGCTGCACGGGGCGCTGTTTCCGCAGCTGCACATCGTCTATGGGACACCGATGCTCTTTCAAGGGGAGCGCGGCAATAAGGCGGATTTGGAAGCCTTTTCCAACGCTGTTATGGACGCTGTTTACGCCTTGAAAGCAGGTGTGGAAGATCGTTAA
- the ispH gene encoding 4-hydroxy-3-methylbut-2-enyl diphosphate reductase, whose product MEVILAESLGFCYGVKRAIKIARESASADGTACTLGPIIHNPQMVAQLAEEGIGKVDDLSELDAGRIIIRSHGVGPNIYESAEEKGLELVDATCPHVRRAQMAAHELAEEGYRVVIIGEKRHPEVKSIVEWSGDQAVVVETEEEAEALGSIGRLGVVAQTTFSGEKFKSIIAILLDKSNDVRILRTICNATDQRQTAALSLAGEVDLMLVIGGKNSANTTRLAQLCAMKCQTYHIETAAELQDEWFDKINKIGITAGASTPDWVIKEVYQKCKNKT is encoded by the coding sequence ATGGAAGTGATCTTGGCAGAATCCTTAGGATTTTGCTACGGTGTCAAGCGAGCGATAAAAATTGCTCGGGAAAGTGCTTCTGCCGATGGTACTGCCTGTACGCTGGGGCCTATCATTCACAATCCTCAGATGGTTGCACAGCTTGCGGAGGAAGGTATCGGAAAGGTGGATGATCTGTCTGAACTGGACGCAGGCAGAATTATCATTCGCTCTCACGGGGTGGGGCCCAACATCTATGAGTCAGCGGAAGAAAAGGGATTGGAGCTTGTCGATGCGACATGCCCGCATGTCCGCAGAGCGCAGATGGCAGCCCATGAACTTGCCGAGGAGGGTTACCGTGTCGTCATCATTGGCGAAAAACGGCATCCTGAGGTGAAAAGCATTGTCGAATGGTCTGGCGACCAAGCCGTCGTCGTGGAGACGGAAGAGGAGGCAGAGGCTCTGGGGAGCATCGGCCGACTTGGCGTTGTGGCGCAGACGACTTTTTCCGGGGAGAAATTCAAGAGCATTATAGCGATTCTCTTGGATAAATCGAATGATGTTCGTATTCTGCGCACCATTTGCAACGCGACGGATCAGCGGCAGACAGCTGCGCTTTCGCTTGCGGGTGAAGTGGATTTGATGCTTGTCATCGGCGGCAAGAACAGCGCGAATACGACGCGTCTCGCACAGTTATGTGCAATGAAGTGCCAAACCTATCATATCGAGACTGCGGCTGAGCTGCAGGACGAATGGTTTGATAAAATCAATAAAATTGGTATCACAGCCGGGGCATCGACGCCGGACTGGGTTATCAAGGAGGTATATCAAAAGTGCAAGAACAAGACATGA
- the rpsA gene encoding 30S ribosomal protein S1 translates to MMSLLEEQERAMQDVREHDVVKATVVAVEDGVAYVNIQGLKADIPVPKRELAQPEPDSARDVVKVDDELEVFVVSLGGENGATVSKVRADRMVAWKELEALMEEGKTVQAKVTQVVKGGLVASVNGLRGFIPASQMELHFVKDLSIYVDQVVEALPIEIDIRKQRLVLSRRSLLETEREKKQEALFETLEAGQVLKGTVKRLVDYGAFIDIGGVDGLAHISDLSWSRVKQPADVLTVGQEVDVFVKTFDPETKRISLSIKDTMRDPWLDRAERYAEGNHIKGKIIKLTDFGAFMEIEPGFDGLIPMGELAERRIARADEAVHLGDIVLVKVLHIDMKRKRISLSITKADANAEVAESAYIDTPLTGQAEEEA, encoded by the coding sequence ATGATGAGTTTATTGGAAGAACAAGAGCGTGCTATGCAGGACGTTCGCGAGCATGACGTTGTCAAGGCAACGGTCGTTGCGGTTGAGGATGGTGTTGCCTATGTCAACATCCAGGGCCTCAAGGCGGATATCCCTGTACCGAAGCGTGAGCTGGCACAGCCCGAGCCGGATTCCGCCCGCGACGTTGTCAAGGTGGATGATGAGCTTGAGGTTTTCGTTGTCTCGCTTGGCGGCGAGAACGGCGCTACCGTCTCCAAGGTTCGTGCGGACCGCATGGTCGCATGGAAAGAGCTTGAAGCTCTGATGGAGGAAGGCAAGACGGTTCAGGCGAAGGTAACGCAGGTTGTCAAGGGCGGTCTTGTTGCTTCTGTCAACGGTCTTCGCGGGTTCATTCCGGCTTCGCAGATGGAGCTTCACTTCGTCAAGGATCTTTCCATTTACGTGGATCAGGTAGTCGAAGCGCTTCCAATCGAGATCGATATCCGCAAGCAGCGTCTTGTTCTCTCGCGCCGTTCGCTCCTTGAAACAGAGCGTGAGAAGAAGCAGGAAGCTCTGTTTGAAACGCTTGAGGCGGGTCAGGTTCTCAAGGGCACGGTAAAGCGCCTTGTCGACTACGGCGCATTTATCGATATCGGCGGCGTGGACGGTCTTGCACATATCTCGGATCTTTCCTGGAGCCGTGTTAAGCAGCCGGCGGATGTCCTTACGGTCGGTCAGGAAGTCGATGTGTTTGTCAAGACATTTGATCCCGAGACGAAGCGCATCTCCCTTTCCATCAAGGATACGATGCGTGATCCGTGGCTGGATCGTGCAGAGCGCTATGCAGAAGGCAACCACATTAAGGGAAAAATCATTAAGCTGACAGATTTCGGCGCTTTCATGGAAATTGAGCCGGGCTTTGATGGTCTTATTCCTATGGGTGAGCTTGCCGAGCGCCGCATTGCGCGAGCCGATGAGGCGGTCCATCTGGGCGATATCGTTCTCGTCAAAGTGCTTCACATCGACATGAAGCGTAAGCGCATTTCGCTTTCCATTACAAAGGCGGATGCGAATGCGGAGGTTGCAGAGTCTGCGTACATCGATACACCGCTTACGGGTCAGGCTGAGGAAGAGGCTTAA
- a CDS encoding DUF512 domain-containing protein codes for MTLSYGEISHIYEGSLAEEIGLVAGDKIVSVNGEKLRDIIDLSFAMAEEEIEMLIEHAHGEQELFAFDKDIDEELGVEFRSAVFDGIRRCANNCCFCFVDQIAPNMRNSLSVKDDDYRLSFLYGNFVTLTNLADADFKRIAKYHLSPLFISIQATNPELRAKLLRTPRARLLAEQLNRLDADGIEYHTQIVLCAGLNDGEELARSIRDVLARKPHAQSLAIVPVGITKHRRDTAPLDMFDAAGAAAVIDMVEPLQRQQREESGHTFIYLGDEFYFLANRELPPTEYYDGFPQLDNGIGLARNFLESWEEEERAAQLSAPAAQSKEIVHIDVLSGTAIAPMMERLAAMVAQDHVRVRILPVVNEYFGVTVNVSGLLTGEDILRTLENAGGARDILLFPESSLRAGENILLDDMSLEDIQRIYPRTRIETVQSGRDYYRALTDIENYRGRGGEQAFYTWQSNAGYTK; via the coding sequence ATCACATTGTCTTACGGCGAAATCAGCCACATATACGAAGGAAGCCTGGCTGAGGAAATCGGGCTTGTTGCAGGAGATAAGATTGTTTCGGTCAATGGTGAGAAGCTTAGAGATATCATTGATTTGAGTTTTGCTATGGCCGAGGAAGAGATAGAAATGCTCATCGAACATGCGCATGGGGAACAGGAGCTTTTTGCGTTTGATAAGGATATCGATGAGGAATTGGGCGTGGAATTTCGCTCCGCCGTATTTGACGGAATTCGTCGTTGTGCAAACAATTGCTGTTTCTGCTTTGTTGATCAGATTGCGCCGAACATGCGCAACAGCTTGTCTGTCAAGGATGATGATTATCGTCTCTCTTTTCTGTACGGCAACTTTGTGACATTGACCAACTTGGCGGATGCGGATTTCAAGCGTATTGCCAAGTATCACCTGTCGCCTCTGTTTATATCCATACAGGCGACGAATCCTGAGCTCCGGGCGAAATTGCTTCGCACACCGCGTGCAAGGCTTCTGGCAGAACAGCTCAATCGTCTTGACGCAGACGGCATAGAGTATCATACACAGATTGTGCTATGTGCGGGGTTAAACGACGGAGAGGAGCTTGCCCGCAGCATTCGGGATGTATTGGCGAGAAAGCCGCATGCGCAGTCTTTGGCGATCGTACCCGTAGGCATTACGAAGCACAGGCGCGACACGGCTCCGCTGGACATGTTTGATGCGGCCGGCGCTGCAGCTGTCATTGACATGGTGGAGCCGCTGCAAAGACAGCAGCGTGAGGAGTCGGGACATACATTCATATATCTCGGGGATGAATTCTACTTCTTAGCCAACCGGGAACTTCCGCCGACGGAATACTATGACGGGTTTCCGCAGCTCGATAACGGAATCGGACTTGCACGTAATTTTTTGGAAAGCTGGGAAGAGGAAGAAAGAGCTGCGCAGCTGTCTGCGCCTGCGGCGCAAAGTAAAGAAATCGTCCATATCGATGTCTTATCCGGTACGGCGATTGCGCCGATGATGGAGCGATTAGCAGCGATGGTTGCGCAAGATCATGTACGCGTACGCATTTTACCTGTCGTGAATGAGTACTTTGGAGTGACGGTGAATGTATCCGGTTTGTTGACCGGTGAGGATATTCTCCGGACACTCGAAAATGCAGGCGGAGCGAGAGATATTTTGCTTTTTCCGGAAAGCTCTCTGCGCGCAGGTGAAAATATTCTGCTGGACGATATGTCCTTAGAGGATATACAGCGGATATATCCCCGTACACGCATAGAGACGGTTCAGAGCGGACGAGATTACTATCGTGCGCTGACGGATATCGAGAACTATCGCGGGCGTGGAGGCGAGCAAGCCTTTTATACATGGCAGAGCAACGCGGGATATACAAAGTAA